aaaaatatattcattttgttgttgtcttagGATTCCAATGGATCCATGCATCACCTATGAGCCATACATCTGTAACTGTTGGTTACAGTTGGTAGGTAAAGACCTGAACACGTCTTGTATCAGTCAAACCCTAAAAAACCCTCGTActcatacaacacacacattcaataaCACATAACAAACAGTATTCTGTCTTTCAGGtggcagaacaaaaacacataatatcCCACatcataaccacacacacatcactaaAGTCAAACAAGTCTACATCTAAAGAGAGAGAATAGAACGTCCTTCCCAAGTCTGCACTTCTAAAACCATCTGAGCTCACATTTCTTGGACTCAATCGTGGTTCAGACCGTAAATTCAAAATACATCTGTATCAACAAAACGATTTTCTGCCATTCTTCATCGAGTGAAGATATTCACACTGAGCAAAGCCATGAGCAACAGCAGGAGTGACCATTCAGCAGCCTGACTGACATGGTTTATGATGTGTTGGAGGAATTCACACAAACCATGTCAAGAAGCTGCAGCTCTCCATCTACTGTTCACACATACAGATTATGGAAGTATCAGGCAGTCTACTGTCTCTCATGAACCTGAAGCTTACTACTTAAAGGGAATTTCATCAATGGTGTGTGAGTTTCCTGGTGTCACAACATATGTTAATAAAGCTTCAAAgtctccagagggagctgtgtgaagtctgataaaTGAGGAAGAAAGTGCTGTCGCTTGAGTCAGCGTCAGTTGAAAGTTTGAAAAATATCTATGTTTTATCTCTGGGTGGACTGTTGTCATGGCCCGGgctctgctcaaggtttctgcctctaaaaggaagtttttcctcgccaccatcGTCAAGTGTGTCATAGTTGCCATGActacggtctagacctgctctaaggaaagtgtcatgagataacgtctgttatgatttggcacttaaaaaataaaacaataacaaaaaaaattaattggtTAATTGGAATCAATTTTGATTCTTTTTTGTCCATCATGAGTCGACTCTATAATCTTGAATTGGAAAAAAGTTGACTGCAATATCAGCCTTCCCACATTTGTCTTTGTATTCCCAAAGGACAGTTGCATTTGCATAAAGCTTAGTCTGTATATGTGAACAGTGGCTAACAGCTCACTGCTTGTACTATTCATTCCATGCAGTATTCTCATGCATTGAGGAAATAGTGCAATAAATGCTGACCATGATGGGTTGGCTTTCACCGGCTCTGATACCAAGCAGGATTCTACGGAAACAATATTAAAGGTGATGAGTTAATCAGACAAGGCTTTGGTTTGATGGGAGATACTGTCAGAGGTTGGCCTTCATCAGCTCTGATACCGAGCAGGATCACAAGGCAGCAGTAATAAATATGATGCTCTGCTGTGAGGCCACAGAGGGAACGAATGATAATGATTTTGCACAGTGTGATTAAAGCAGGCGATGGTAGGCCCACATTAAACGCCATCAAATACTAATTCTGAGAAATGAGTGTGCAACAGATACAGATGTGGGCTTTTATTAACAGCCAGCGACACTCTGAAGAGCTGCGACGCCTTTAGAACTGTTGTTTCGAGTCTTAGACTACTTCTATCCATCTGAAGATCCAAAGATGTGACTGCCACCTCAGAACAGGAAGTTTGCAAAGGCACGGGTTGGGTTTTTTGAGAAGGTGTTTGTTGGAGGGTTCTTGAAGCTGTCTACTTTGATAAATGTGAGCCGGCCAGCCGGCAGTTCAAGCTTTCCTTTAGTAATCCAGCCATCAGTAACAAATGAGATGTGGCTCCCCTTAACTGTGAAGTGTGCCTGTCTTCATGGTAATGCTGCATTTACGTCCTATGAATGATAATCAAGCATCCATGAATATATCTTCATTTAACACACGCTAAGCATGTCAAATATTCCACTGCAAAACCATCATGTCGATGAGAGACATGCAGCAAGACCCCACGTCCTCCCATAATGCCATAAAGAGCTGTGatcagaaatgatgaaaaatcaTTTACTGAGTTAGCTTTATTTCAAAAGAAAGCAGATTTTCTACAGCTGTCCACAGGTCAGCTTTTGGGTCAGTCCCAATCTCTTAACCGAGGCTATCATTGATGATTTAGCCTCTCGGGACAACGTCCAACGTTTTGTGTATTCCACTGTAGCCAGAGGATATCTGTATAACAGACAACAGATATCCAGGTCAAgatttcctctgcagtctgacaaTCAACTTGATACATGAGAATGAGGAAGACGTGTTTAGCTGATCTCTATCTAACACTTTCTTATTGCTTCTTTAAAGTTACCTGTATTCACTTTGAAGAAGCAATAAGAAACTAAATCTGTCCTACATGTTAAGCCTCTTTTGCTCTTCACAGAGACTATTGTTACCAAAGCCAGCTCAAACATGATTGGCGAACACGTGGATGGTGTTTTGCATAGGTCGTAAACGCAGCACAACGTCCTGTCTGCAGCCACTTCTGCACATCATTGTTCTAGTAAAGAAATACACGGTTCAAAGTaagtgtttgtcagtttgtccaaatgagtgtgacagtgtgtgcatgcatatgccACATGCATTCAGACTGCAAGCAACACAGTGAGTGAcctcaagtcagtttttttccattatcAACAGCCAATCACGTCTTCATTGGACAAGATGTTGATTACATCTATTGAAGTTTCAcagatgttgctgctgcagattTAATGCTGAGTTCAAGCTGcattaatgaatgaattttcatgttaaaatgtctacaGAATGTGAGTCACAGATAATCCCCAAAACTACAGCCTGTACAGCTATTTAGCCACTTTTAGctcatgttttggttttacagcacaTATGTATGCTTCAGTCATGCCTAAGATAAAGCACCTGCACACTACCTGgccagcagcaaacagcagactcTGTAAGAGACACGctggtggagcatttagcaactCGAGCTAAAAGTAAATGCCaaaaacatgactccaaataaaGACCGATGTTACTGTGTCTGCTGGAGGTGTAAATAGTGTGTTTGCTAAAATACTGGTCAGAACAGCTGATCGTATTTTCAGACTGTCTCTATCAACTCATTTTGgagcagaacagaacagaaattaattaatgcagcttttCAGAAGCACACCAgtgtttgttaatgtttaaCTTCATTCTCTCTGACCAACTTCCATCATCTGAGCATGCTTCAGTTTCCCTTTGCTTTCAGGTGCTCATTTTTCATTACCAAAGAACTTAACCAACATGCTTCATATGTCACCATTTCATGGTACTGCAGTTCAAATTCAAAAGTTCTGTAATGTCATGTCGTTGGACAATAATCGATTATCAAAgtagttcattttctgttgaactaattgattaatattatttatttcagctctaCAAGGAAGTTTCAAGTCCTGACAGCTGTGACAGTGttgaatattaaaacattaacaagTCTAACAAAGTCTACGGCAGATCAGTGCACATCAAGTGCATTAAAAAGGCTCAAACACTGGTGTACCTAATCAGAGCATTATAGAGGATGTGATGGAAGCAGCAGACATCACACTACTGCTGTGAACACATCGACTCGCCCCCCCTGGTTGCTCGCAGTGTGAACTAGCAGTGACTGGAGGTGTCTGCAATACTCTCTCTAATCCTCTGTGTGCTTTAGTTTTCATGATCGtgccatcactgtgtgtgtgtgtgtgtgtgtgtgtgtattgctgtTGTTGCACAAAAACACCAATCTGCAAGAAAATCATAGGATTATTCTGTCAAAGACGTGCTCAGAAAAGAATCACTTCACACACAAATGATCATTGAAGCCTTTAATTCAAGTATgctaacagaaaataaaaaatgcagccATGTGGTTTTTCCTCAACAACAGCAATATGTTCTGAATCACACTGCACATGATCCTCTCtatacgtatgtgtgtgtgtgtgtgtgtgtgtgtgtgtgcatgccagGGTTAGACCAACACCTCTGACATGGTTAGTAGGCAGTCAAGTTGCTTCACTTCCCATGATGCCCTACAGAACAGTTCATCCACAAATTCTCCATTTGGCCACGATGCACTCACTCTCATCTGAGAGGACACAGTTTGTATGTCAGTGAGAgcgatgctgctgcttcaacgTTTTTTCAACGTTGAAGTGAGGCTGCTGGGAAACTGAACTATTTTACAAAAAGTCACACGATCACCTGTTATCTTCTTGGAAGAACAATAATTCTAATCAGCTCGaatgattttaaacaaagaaaaatgttcagacagaaatatttttgtttcacatGGACATTTGAATGATGAAACAACCTAATACTTACTGAATATTTACTAAATTAAATAGTGAACTAATTAACATTTCACACTAATCTGTCTTCTCCAGTGTTTCTGCTTGACACAGTAATTCCTCTGTagctttttaaatgatcataCATCGTCActtacattaaaacaaagtgCAAATATCATGGAAATATCTGACTTCTAAAGAAAATCATCTGGCTTCAGAACAGTTTGCTGCCTACGTGGATCAGAGTGATATAATGTCCATTTCCACAAACCGTGTCCCAACATCAACATCCACCTACTCGCCTATCAACTGCATCctgcagtcttttctcagtGTACCCAAATGTGGGACTTGACTGCTATGCATGAAAATGCAGAGGAAAACAGTGAGCTGTATTTAAAAAGTCTGGAAAAAGCTGGTAAGTGGATCTTGAGTGCTGCAGGTTTTAAATGTTGCCTGATCCAGAGCTCACTGTGTGGCACACTGACATACAAACTGACATTCTTTGTGAGTGAACTGTTCCTTCACCCCTGACGTAGATGGCATTGTATTAGTGGTAAAGGTGTTATCACAGTCTGCACTGATCGCTTCTCTAGACTGTATAAGACTGCCTCTGTTGTGTTGTCATTAGTGCAGAGAGCTCATGGAGGATCCATGATAACCCTGAGCAGAGGTCTGATCAGACAGAGCCTGTGGGTTTCACATATTCAACACTTTGGCATCCAAATTTAAAAGGTGTATTGGCTGAaccctgtatgtgtgtgtgtgtgtatatgtgtgtgtgtatgtatgtgtgagacaTGTCTCTGATCACAGTTTTTCCCTGTCCAGTAGCTCCTGTAGTTCATTCTGGATGTCCTCTGGCAGCTCCAGAGGAGGCAGGTCATCCAGACACAGGTCTTCCTGAGCTGGCATCTCCAGCGGTGGCAGTTGAGGGATTGCGATCTCCTTCCCCTTCCCTgtgctcttcctctcctgccCACCCCCTGTTCCCATAGCACCACCTGCCTGCGGGAGAACCCAGAGCTCTGAACGCTCGACAAagtctgctgcctctgctgcctcggAGCGCAGCCGGGCGTTTTCTAATTGTAGCCGCTCGTTGTCAGCCACCAGCCGCTGGTTTTCGTCCATCAGGTGGTCAACCAGGCGCCGCAGGTCCTCGATGGTGGTCTGTCGTTCTTCCAGGCGAGTTTTGTCGTCTTTGGTGGTCTTAGATCCAGGACACGGTGGAGTCAAAGGCTGGCAGCCTCCAGTCTGGCGTGTCTGAAGCTGGTAGATCCAGGTGTCGTACTCTCTCTCCCTGATCCCTCCACACCCTGCATCTGAGAGGCCCTTGGAACCCTGAGGCTGGAGCTGGCCTGTGGACTGGGTTTGGGTAAGGAGGGGATCACTGGAGGGCTGGACCACGCCAGGCCGGGCCTTTGTTGCCTCTCGACGAGCCTCTCTCTTCCAGCGCTCTTGGATCAGTCGCTGCTGTTTGATATGACTGtccctctgcagctctatgGACAGACGAGCCTACAGACACAGAGAatcaacagcagccacagcacacagtaacactgatacaagacaggaagtgaacgGCTGTCCGTGTGCAGCATGTCCAGAAAAACATGGGACTGCTTCATGATGCCTGATTCTGGATCTGAACTTGGTTTAAACTTGTATGCAGAGATTTTCTGAGGACAGTTCTGTTTTTGGTGCTTCAACACGGTGTGGGAAGTATGGTTTCCCTGTTTACACCCGGCATTAACATGCAGTGAGAATGCACCCAAGACGTACTGAGATCCGATCTCTTAGACCATATTCTGAGGTGGTCTATAGCCACAGTCTTTCACTAGTGTGCGTGTGAATGTGTCCTGGTCCACACTGACTCACATACTCAACTGACTTCCTGTAAGTTCACACGAAACCCGCTGTCTAGTTTTCCATTTGGTTCACTGTGATGCAAATGATTGgacacctgcaaacacactaTCCACAACATACCCAGACTAAACTTCTTGTTCTTACTAGACTTACAGCATTTCCTAATCACCTGTACCTTCCTGTAAACATGGCATTAAATTCAACACATTaagttgtttctttcttttttgtcctgACATCACTGTATCCATGCCTGCTCCAGGTCTGATCTTACCTGCCAACATTTAGCAGGTCTCTAATGATTTCAAATTTTTTGAAAGACTTTTATGAAAACATTATTGATTGTACTCGAAGGAAGTCTGCAGACTGCCTTAAAATCTCACAATATTATGAGGAGCTGAGTTCAGAGAAACTAAATAAAGAATTTATGAATCATTTGTATTCTGCAAATGATATTTCAAGTTGTTTCATTCTTTGtgtacaaacacagtgtgttggCTACTACAGTCAACATTTGGTCTTTGTGAACTGAAATGATGTACATGTTTATCTGGATTCTGTCATTCTGCATTATGTTTTAGACTCTTCCATTCCATTTCATACACCTGCTTTCAGCCTTTCCCGAGCACTGTGTTAACACAGGTCACAGTCCATGTATACCTACACCACTGGTCTCTCAAGCTATCATGGCTGCAGGGCTGCTTTAGGCTTCAGGCTGTGTAAAACTTTAATCTCAGTCAAGACAcgacacacacgcgcacacacacacacacacacacacacacacacacaggagtgtcTCACCTGCTCACACTCTGTTGTCTTCATTGCATCCGTCAAAAGatctggaggagagacagagtcaGTTGACCATGAGGGTAACATCATCAAAAACATATGCACTCATTCATTATACTCCATATTCTACAACTCACACAATGGCTGCTGGGAATCTGTATATTTATCTTAATGAGATGTGCAGCTAAATgcatacaaatcaaatcaaagtgaggaaaaacttgcccacaaaaaccctttcACACTGCAGTTAGTGTTTAAGTTGGTTCTGTACTGTGAGGTTAGGGTGTCATCTCTCATTTGAGGGCGTTCACACTCATGTCAGATAAACAGTGTAAGAACTTTTTATACAGAACCCCCAACTGTGTTtacataaactaaaataaagtcaCTACATGAATATGATTCagtatctgtctctctgactctgtATGAGAAATACACATCATGTGCCTGTGTCAGAGCATGTCAGAACTCACCTGCTGCTTTTCTATGGCAGGAGATGGCCTCCTCATACTTTCCAGCTGCCAGCAAACGGTCTGCCTTCCTCCACTGTTGATGAGCCTGAAGAGAGTGTACACAGTTTAAGACCATAAAGGAAGGACTCATATTCAATATCACAAGGTTAATCTTCTTTTGTTCACAGTTCATGGACAGATAAAGTAGGGGAAAAATGATCTTGATTTTTCTTCAAGCAATAATGTCTATTATGTGCTGCTAGCAGCCTCTCCAATGTGAAGATGTGTTGCTTTCTTCATCATATCTGTCAGTGAAGTGGGTCTGTGTGACTTCTGGACTGTTGGCTGGACAAAActaagagtttgtgtttgtcactgtgGGCTCTGGAAAATGATTAGAACCATTTGTCACTATTCGGTCATTAAAGAGATGAATATATaactaataatatataacaaagaCATTCAGAGTCCTCACTGAACAAATACATTTCCCAAATATTCGTCAGAATAGTCAGGCTGGTAGATTCTCAGAATATTTCCAGGCTGTTCAAGGGAAATCTAAATGCATTCAAACTATTTAAAAGGGCAGCTTCATCTACACCTTGACAAGTGATGAGTTAAAGGAAAACCCTGAGTAAACCCCATGTAAACAAAGCAATTCACATCCCAGAATGCACTGTGATGTGTATCGAAATGCTGGGCAGGGCCATGTGACCTCATTCTGTGTCCTTCACAGTCAGCAGATCTCAACCCAACACCTATGGGAGGATTTAGAGCAACATGTTAAACAGTGCTCTGCACGAGCGAGCTCCATCCGTCATCTCCACCTGCTGATCTTTTAcaggattctctatgctgtccCTCTGCTCAGCATCTGGATAACAACACATATGTGAGAAGTGTTGGTGCCTGAGTGGTTGGGAGGCATACAAACATGTAACATCACTGTCCCTGCTACGATGTGACTGGGGACCTGTGTTGCCTGCTCTGTTTGCCTTTGCATTCCTTCTCTACTGTAACACAGACAACAATAAGACAGACCATTCTGAAGGAAAATACTACAAACGTGACAAGAGGACATTTTGTCCAGCTGCATGACTTGTTTGGATCAGAGAGtagaaaactttaaaacatgtgCTGCCACGCACTGACAGGTGTCATGATTATACTTCACTTAGATAATGCTGATTACAAAATGactaaaccaaaccaacttGTTTTCTGGGGAAAGTCACTGCATCGTCCTTCATGGACACAAGAACATTCAGGTGGAGGTCTGTGTGACTGAGCTTAGGGACAGTGTAGGCATGTAGCAATTGAAACCAAGCTGCTAACGTCAACAAACGGCCTTGAAAACAAGTTCATCAGTGACACACTCGTCTCCAACATTAAACACTACACAGCCACAACAGCACAGTCAAAGCTGACAGCAACGTTACCGTGTCCCAGCGTCAGCCGTCACcgaggacagagagagtgtgCTGTGTAACAGCTGAAcatgtcacagacagacagacagacagacagacagacagacagacagacagacagacagacagacagacagacagacagacagacagacagagcacagcgGAGCGGCTAGCTGCTAACTTAGTGTGGAGCTAACGCTTAGCTCGTGTGGCTACAGTAACGTTAGCCTGCTGTTGCAACATCAAGAGCGGGAACTTACGAGATTGAGCGGGCTCTCCATAACCTCCATGGAGTCGGTTCTTCGACGGTTTACACTACATGAACTGTGCCTCTGTCCCTCTCGGACTGTCATTCGCACTGCGATAGAAAAGCTTCAAAAATAATTGGAAGTAAATTTCTGTCAGGGAAGCTCCACAGCCAGCGCTGCTGCTGCGTCAACGCGTCGTGACGTCACAGCCGTGCCACACAGTACGTTTCGGTCGGATATTTCGCTGCGTCAAGTTACCGGGAATTAAAAAGGCTTGTCTtaaattaaaagctttaaaatggTGTAACTTGTCGCAACAGTCTATGGAAGATACGAGCAATTATGGACCGGATTTGTCCAAAAACATCTACATTTTCTTAAGATGTTTTCATGCGTTGAGTCTGACATAACCTCACCAGTGGAGCTTCAGTCAGGATTTGTGTGCGTCTTGGTATTCCGgtaatgcttttattgtgaaatttaaACCGGAAGTAAAATGTGTTATTCTGTCTAGCTTGCCACGCTGTTTTGTTTTCGGTTGGGTCTCAACAGGAAGTGGATTCTACGCTGATTCTGGtcttaaatgaaaataaagcagctgattttaaatgtaacaacTCAACAGATctcacatttacagttttactgTGTAGATCATGTTAGATGATTTAAACTAGTGTCCTGTCAACTATTTGAATAGATTTAGAGCGAACGTCACTGAAGCAGGATATTAAAGGAACGCCAGCCCGGATCGGAACCACTGATGCTGATGAAGAAGAGAAGCCATACGTGTCTGATAGCGTCCAGTATGGCCTCTTTGGTCCTGCTCATGATGCTTCTGTACGGCACCTTCAGCACCCAGCAGCCGGGCAGCCACGGCTTCAGACATGACTACCAGCTGCTGGGCAGACCTCTGTACAAACTGGACCTGAGCTGGCCCAGGAATCCGGAGATGTTCACTGGGGATGTGTTCGCAGTGACTGTGAACCAGTACAGTGGTGTGGTGTATGTAGCACAGAGAggtaaatacatatacatatatatatatatatatatatatatgtgtgtgtatgtgtatgtgtatatgtatatatatgtatgtatgtatgtatgtatatatatatatttatgtagtCCATAAACTAAAATTGAGGAGTTGGTGTGTTTACCACCCCTAATCTGCagaatgttattattatttctattatttcatctcttcctcttttcttcttccttgtgaCCACAACCATAAAATGtgctgcatggtgtgtgtgtgtgtgtgtgtgtgtttgcctttgcTTTGCTCATAGGTGACAATGTGCCCAAGGTGCTGGTGTTCACCACAGATGGAGATTTCCTCATGTCCTGGAACACAACCACCCTGGAGATGCCTCATGGGATATTTTTAGCAGACGCCGCCTCATCAAACCCCACCGTGTGGATCACAGATGTGGGGAACGGCCCGTATGGTCACTGCATCAAACAGTACTCCCCATCTGGAAAACTCCTGCAGGTAGCAGCCTTGTCTGGATTTAACATGTGACTAGAAAACGTAATGCAGGTTCCACTTAGCTTGGATTTTGACAAGCCAAATGTTGCTTGGTGTTGAATATTTTGGAATATGTTTGTCAGGTGCTGGGTACACCGGGAAAGGCAGGCTCTGGGTTGAACCCTCTTCAGTTTGACCAGCCAGCTGAGATCTTCATCGATGACTCTGGAGAGATGTACATTGTGGACGGCGACGGTGGGATGAACAACCGTCTCATCAAGCTGTCCAAAGAGCAGGAGGTGTTGTGGATGCATGGAGAGAAAGGACAAGGTCTGGCTCAGTTCTACATCCCACACAGCGTGGCCGTGGATAACGCCCAGAGGGTGTGGGTGGCCGACAGGGGGAATAAGAGGATCCAGGTTTTTAACTCCATTACTGGGGACTGGTTGGGGACGTGGGGGAGCTGCTTCACTGAGGACGCACCTTACTCCGTTCGCCTGACCCCAGACAGGAAGTACTTTGTTGTTGTCCAGCTGAACACCAACCAGATTTCGCTGCTGGATGCCCCACCAGTCGGTTTGATTGGCCAGTGTAGAGTGGTCAGTGTGATCCAGCTGGCTGATGAAGTGAAGCCCCACCTGTTAGACCTGGACCTGAAGACAGGGGCCCTGTATGTGGCTGAGATTGGAGCTCAGCAGGCTCAGAAGTTCACCCCCTTCAGTTTGGGTGGGAGTTTCCTGTAGAACCACACTGAGCCTTaactaaagaaatgaaatggTGTGATTGATCACAAACTAATCATCATAACATAAGCATTTCCAATCATCTTCAAATGGACTGAATGTCCACGCGTTTTGGGTGAACCGCActaataagataagatatttAAGCCCTGTCTCCTAGAAATGACCTTAAAGTTAAAcagtaattatgttttcattaaaaacataatttcatgtaatctgtattttttttaaatcatcaaaataagGAAATGTTCGACATCCTCTGGAGAAagagtaatgtttttttattatttttgcagcACTTAATTAAAGgcttttttaaagctaaaagAAGTCAATGATGACTTGAAGCGTGATACAGACCAACATCCATCTCTACATACTACTACACTTTGAGAGTATACATTGTTTTAAGAGCAAATCTGATAGATGTAATAAAAAAGCAGATACTCAATATTAAATGAGCACGATCAGCATACTTTGAATTGAGCCATTTGACGTCTAagtgagaaatatatataacGGCCACTTCAATCAGACTCTAGTGTCGTAGAGCATtttgcataaatataaatataatgtttttgaCACAGGGCTTTCTTTGGCTCAGCATGCGCTGGTTTAAGTTATATATTCAATATTCAGGACTCCATGCTACACTGGAATTCATTGTAAGGTCCAGCAGTGACTTAGGAAAATAATTGATATCACTGGACCAGGTATctgtaaatatgttgtaaatacAGCTGCAGCGATTAGTCAATTAGTTGTCAACTGTTAAATTAATtgccaactattttgataattgatgaattgttttgaatcttttttttaaaagaattctttaatttcagtttctcacattttttctgctttctttggtCTTCTTTGACAGGAATACTGATTCAGTGATCAGCATTTTATGGATGAACAGATTtagtgataatgaaaataatgatatTGAAATGAATCTGACTagatcattttaatatttaatttttaggAAAATCTAAACAAAACCACTATCAGAATAAAAGGATCTAAAACAGATTCTTCACAATAAAAGGGAGAATCATGTTGTACTGTTACTGATCATTACTATCGTAAAAtattttccagtgttttctctttgtgaagTTATGTACCATGTGTATTTTCTCTTGCACTGCTTCAGAGACGAggtgtttcttttcattgtttttctactGCAGACACTTTTTGCCAGTTTAGCCTTTGGCCAGTTTATGGCTGTTTTTGAAGACATTGGTATGATaacacatgttcatgtgttaGAGGCTTGAATTGAACTGTTTTGCActctgtttgatttgtgttgtcTGTCAATAAGCGCTGCTTTGAAAACACTTCATAATGCTGTGAACAAGTACAGTGTATGATTGGTTCATTCTTTATGAAAAATGGTTGTGTCTGTGTAGTTTCCTCTCAGTAATcttgatcagtcatgtgactgtcTTGTAGCATATTTCCTGTATTACATCATCATCTGTATTTGGATATGGTCATTACTGTGAGAGGTGTATTGTGAtagttttttgtcatttcctttGGCTCAATTTTCGAATGaggattatttttattagtttgttgtttataaTAGTGAAGTGCCAAATCGAtatttcatgacactttccatgcAGAGCAGGT
The nucleotide sequence above comes from Larimichthys crocea isolate SSNF chromosome XVI, L_crocea_2.0, whole genome shotgun sequence. Encoded proteins:
- the nrbf2b gene encoding nuclear receptor-binding factor 2b, which encodes MTVREGQRHSSCSVNRRRTDSMEVMESPLNLAHQQWRKADRLLAAGKYEEAISCHRKAADLLTDAMKTTECEQARLSIELQRDSHIKQQRLIQERWKREARREATKARPGVVQPSSDPLLTQTQSTGQLQPQGSKGLSDAGCGGIREREYDTWIYQLQTRQTGGCQPLTPPCPGSKTTKDDKTRLEERQTTIEDLRRLVDHLMDENQRLVADNERLQLENARLRSEAAEAADFVERSELWVLPQAGGAMGTGGGQERKSTGKGKEIAIPQLPPLEMPAQEDLCLDDLPPLELPEDIQNELQELLDREKL
- the LOC104924316 gene encoding NHL repeat-containing protein 3; translated protein: MLMKKRSHTCLIASSMASLVLLMMLLYGTFSTQQPGSHGFRHDYQLLGRPLYKLDLSWPRNPEMFTGDVFAVTVNQYSGVVYVAQRGDNVPKVLVFTTDGDFLMSWNTTTLEMPHGIFLADAASSNPTVWITDVGNGPYGHCIKQYSPSGKLLQVLGTPGKAGSGLNPLQFDQPAEIFIDDSGEMYIVDGDGGMNNRLIKLSKEQEVLWMHGEKGQGLAQFYIPHSVAVDNAQRVWVADRGNKRIQVFNSITGDWLGTWGSCFTEDAPYSVRLTPDRKYFVVVQLNTNQISLLDAPPVGLIGQCRVVSVIQLADEVKPHLLDLDLKTGALYVAEIGAQQAQKFTPFSLGGSFL